In Kitasatospora sp. NBC_00240, the following are encoded in one genomic region:
- the rpmF gene encoding 50S ribosomal protein L32, translating into MAVPKRKMSRSNTRHRRSNWKAVVPALVACDRCHEPKLGHIACPSCGTYNRRQVLSV; encoded by the coding sequence GTGGCTGTTCCGAAGCGGAAGATGTCGCGCAGCAACACGCGCCACCGCCGGTCCAACTGGAAGGCCGTTGTCCCCGCCCTCGTGGCGTGCGACCGCTGCCACGAGCCGAAGCTGGGTCACATCGCGTGCCCGAGCTGCGGCACGTACAACCGTCGCCAGGTCCTCTCGGTCTGA
- a CDS encoding DUF177 domain-containing protein, with the protein MNRLDHRDPLVFDTHELGRRPGSLRKVTRTLEAPEGLGIIDVIGVPEKSEIALELRLESVVEGVLVTGTAEAKVEGECVRCLEPVEDGIDVEFQELFYYPESDEKGRGRIPAAADELDEDDDEETYRLEGDYFDLQPVLRDAVVLALPLQPVCQEDCLGLCSECGARLSDDPDHHHEAADPRWAALQGLSAAHGDEGDGIKTSDTREGGAENQEK; encoded by the coding sequence TTGAACCGCCTCGACCACCGCGACCCCCTCGTGTTCGACACGCACGAGCTCGGACGTCGCCCCGGATCGCTGCGCAAGGTGACCCGCACCCTGGAGGCCCCCGAGGGGCTGGGCATCATCGACGTGATCGGTGTGCCCGAGAAGAGCGAGATCGCGTTGGAGCTCCGTCTGGAGTCCGTGGTCGAGGGCGTCCTCGTCACGGGCACCGCCGAGGCCAAGGTCGAGGGCGAGTGCGTGCGCTGCCTGGAGCCGGTCGAGGACGGGATCGACGTCGAGTTCCAGGAGCTGTTCTACTACCCGGAGTCCGACGAGAAGGGGCGCGGCCGCATCCCCGCCGCCGCCGACGAGCTCGACGAGGACGACGACGAAGAGACTTACCGCTTGGAGGGCGATTACTTCGACCTCCAGCCGGTGCTGCGTGACGCGGTGGTGCTTGCACTGCCGCTGCAGCCGGTGTGCCAGGAAGACTGCCTGGGCCTGTGCTCCGAATGCGGAGCGCGCCTGAGTGACGACCCGGACCACCACCACGAGGCCGCCGACCCCCGGTGGGCGGCTCTGCAGGGACTCTCCGCCGCCCACGGCGACGAGGGTGACGGAATCAAGACCAGCGACACCCGTGAGGGTGGAGCCGAGAACCAGGAGAAGTAG